Part of the Archocentrus centrarchus isolate MPI-CPG fArcCen1 chromosome 4, fArcCen1, whole genome shotgun sequence genome is shown below.
TGAGAGCCCTGAAGGCTGAGCTGGCTCAGAAGAAGAGTCAGTCATCTCATCCTGGCCTGATGGGAAACACTGcacaggacagaaaaaaacaagtccAAAGCAGTGTCAACTAAGTCACAATAAACTGCACATGCCCCCTGTTAGTCTGGTTTCATCATTTCAGAACTGTATGTTacttttgattatttttgatATTTGATGGAGACTAATTTGTTTGCATTGTTTTATAACGTTGATTTATGTCCATTTTTCTATGGGTCATCAGTAAGACGACAAAACACCACTCCTTTATGGAATTTCAGTGATTGGCATATTTATTAGAAacaaggtttatttatttttttaaaaagtgcataaATCTCAGTAAGCTCACTATGGTGGCATTTAAAGAGTGGTTGTCTTTTTATAGAATCACAGTTATTTCAGTTAGCAAAGAGGAATGTAACTGCAATCAAAGACAGCagcaataaaagaaacaaatcaacTCTGAAGTGCAAGTATGCCTCCCTGAGTCCAGAGGAACACCGCACCCAATTTACTTAGCAACAAACTGAAGCGGGCTCTGGGATGGTGTAAATTTCTGCAGCATTGTTACATGTATCCCGGTTAGCATCCTAACAGAGCGTTCCACATCATTGCGGTCTGCTGCCTGGCGACCGGTTCGTCACTGTAGTCCAAGATGTTGGCATTCCACATGCCAATACCCCTCAGGCCTTTAGATTTCACTGCGTCTGCCTTTGGGCAAATACTCTGTGGGTCATCATACCAAACTTGATGAATTTGTCCATCCTGGtcctgagagagagaaaaagaaaaattgataatagcaccaaaaataaaaataacacaggCCTGAAGGAGGCTCCTGTGAATGGAAATGTTGGTTTGTATaaatccttccatccatccagcttcttccacttatccttggGGCTATAGTGCATAGACCCTTGCTCCTTTTTTTGGAACATAATGTTTTTGATCTGGGACCTAAAACATTTTTCCTAGAAGGGTGTACAGCTtctctttataaaaaaaaataaatcaacaaaacgcacatttcattttgtaaacAATACAACACCTAATCTAATTAGTATATTTCTGAGCAAAGCAGAATTTAGCCTGAAAATCTGAAAGAAACTTAAGCACCTTGTAACTGAAGTAGGGAGCCTGCTGCTTGTCATCCCACAGCCTGCCAGACATTGAGCTGTTGACCTGCTTCATGATCCACTTGtaagttttctgttttccagcagcatcactgcaagGGACTCCACGGAAAGGAACTTTCTCTATAGAGCATACTCCCTCCTGGTGTGAGAAAATATGTGACAGTGTGTTACAAATAACAAGCAGAAGTGGAATTTGAGCCAAATTTTGGTTTCGCTATACTGCTCTGTAAAATTTGCAGGATTGTAACGACAGTGCGAGATCACGCTCCTCATAATGAAGGAGTGTGATAGCCAGTTAAATGTGGCTCACTGACTAACTGAATGACAGtctaaagcaaagaaaaaggttaaaaatgtaATAGCTCATATGAACAAGACAGCCTAGCTAGGTGCAGTTTGAAGCTGCACAGTAGCAGCTTCAAAGAGGTACATGTTAGCTTCAGCGTGCTAACCATGGTGCTAATCATGGtgctagattaaaaaaaagcatcatgAGTGGGTTTACCAAGTTTAATGGCAGCTATTCTGATActtcaaatacaaaaataccAACATGTTAGTGGTACTGTGAGAGAAGTCAGAGGATCAACAGTCATTAAGATATATTGGGCAGCATGGATGTCTATACCAGATCCATGCAGATGATGTTGAGGAATTTCAGGGGTTAATCTGACTGTACAAATTTCACTGCTATCTGTCCAGTTTCTGATTTATTGTCATTAATGAAAGAAGGTTTAGACTACTAGTTTTCAAAAACCTTcaagaacaaacaaactgatcttttttttttaacgacgCTTACCTGAGAAAAGTTGAGGCATGGATAGTCATAGCCGTACCATGGCACTCCCATCACTATCTTCTTTGGATCGATCTTCAGATCCAAATACTGGTCGTAAGCtttaaacaaagacacaggaaTTTCATGTCATCGTCATAAGCAGATTTACAACAACAATGTTCCTTTCTTCTATTCATTACTACAAAACTGGACCACTAACCATCTAGCGTCTGATGGAGAGGAGCATTTGCCATTGCAATGCAGTCCCCTGTGATCTGGCTCTGCTCGTCATAGGACATCACAAACAGCAAGTCGCAGGATTCGGCAATAGTTACGTAATCATAGCAGCGCTTATCAATACATTTTGGGGACCACGCAACATCAAATGAGACCTGAGAAATCAGTAAAAGGTAAATATCAATGAGATGCAACTTTAAAAATCATTCAGATTGGGCAGATTGGAAAATGCTACCAGGACATCATTCATTTACCCAGTTTTGTCAATATGATATGCTTTTAGTGTTATTTgattgtatattatatatagaaGAATTAGCAGGCAGATTTTCATGAAACTTAGTGGACTTGTGAAGTTAGGCTTTAGTATGGATTGAGTGAGACTGCTTTCTTTAAAACTGAGAGACTGGCCTTGGGAAATTACTGTTCTCTTCAAATGCCCAGTCATTTCACTTTACCTGAGAACCTGGAATCTCCCTGTGAAAGATCTCAGTGGTCTCTTTAACCAGAGAGGTCAAAGCATAGTACTCTGGTGAGCCCTCTTCCACAGCTTGTTCAATGTCTATGTTAATCCCATCCATAAACTGATTCTTGGCCAAGTTGATCTTGTCTGTTATCCACTCTGTTCTGTTGTCCTGGTCCACAATGTAAGAGAGGGGGACGTCACCTTTTTCCAACATCACAAGAAAAGAGATAAATGTACAACAACATAGTGCAAAAGTactgagccacccctcatttctttatattttgcttccaaggaggtAGACTCCTTTGCTTTTCTAAAGTGGTcttaagcaacagttctccaggctttctgaaggtctttcaaagtttttctttgcacactggctgctttttcacttgttttcagttcagtccttgtacgtgaccagttttttgtttgttaagacACCTAACGCTGACCTacaaatcattcaagcataaaaaaggcacctaactcgagtgatgaatcagtgttgtgtctacacataacagacaacttagcaaagaactcaTTTTAAATCGCACCTTTAGGCACTTTATTACTTGCAGCCTcttgcagaaacacaaaaactgttctCATTTTGTTAGTAGAATCTATGAAAAAATACTGTCAGACACAGTTTGACAGTATTTTTGAACCAATAGGGTGAATCTCAAAACTTGGCATATATCAGCATGATGTgcaatgtgtccttaaaaaataaaggtgatcataacaaatattgactttcaagcttgttaaatTTTGTATaaactctgcttttgccttTGCCATTGTATTTAGATTTGTGTTTGCACGtgtcaataaatcactgcacgcatttcccattttcctagcaaaatatgaagaaatgaggggtggctcaagacttttacacagtacatTAAAAACAAGGTGCATTTGATCATTTGTTAAAAAGATTGTGCGGTGGGTGAATTTCTGTCCTAATAACGGTCACACGGATTTCACACTCTTACTCACAAGCGCACAcgagtgcgcgcacacacacacacacacacacacacacacacacaaaccaagaCTGTTTATTGGTTTAACCATGTTTTTcatatatatgtgtatttttattttttcaggtgctgtttgttttattttacagttgcAGCAGAAGGTGAACCATTGAGTTTTACTACTTGTGCTCTGTCCTTTTATTTATATCTTTTTCCCTTATTTTCtccccctttctcttttttctttcttgattCATACCAATAAATGGAAAAGGGTGAAAATATCACTGTATATTTAGGTAGATCCAGGCAACTCCAGTAACCTTTCTTAATGTAATGAAGAACACGATCTTACCTTTGAGGACTACCCGTGCACCTTTGGAGTGAGCGTAACACATGAGCTCAGCATCATATTTTCCAAACACTGCCACTGTCGTTACCATGCTCCAGTTGTAGGATTTCCATGTCTTTCCGCCCACGTCAAATATAAACACCTGAAAACAGCGtgacaacacacagacacacacagacaagcacAACTGTAAGGAGTAATTTTTCTCACAAATCACCTCAAAAAGGCAAGAGGCTACATTTTTCTGTCAAAATCACTTTCCTACCACATCTACTGAATTCTGAACGCTGCAGACTATCAGGAAACAAAGCAGAGCTGAAGACAATGACATTATTACAAGCGTACAGTGGCATATTGGCAAAGCTAATGATGGTAATTTAGTGAAACTAAGGTCAAACCAGAAGTGTTAAGTACTATAAAGCAACATCTGGTATTTCTACTAAACAGCAGGCTAAAATGAAACCGAGGACAAAAATGACTTTTGACTGATTATCATCACTGACTGATGCGTTCCAAGCTTAtaatttttgtaaccttataatGGTGTTCCTTCTTGGTCAGGGCTACCctgaaaacagattttaaactcAGGGGACTTCCTGGTTACATAAGGAAAGAGCACAAAATCTACTAATGGAAGGAGAAGACATACCATCCCCCGTCCCCTGCACTGGGTCTGTGTTATTGATTTCTAATAAATCATTACTGAAACCATGTTCCCGTATGTTTTTTGGCTAACACAAACCTGCATTTAGCTGAAAAGGGATAAAAACTtgcttataaaaaaaacacttaagctTTATGAAGTTAAATATATTTAGCTTTAACAGAAAAACCCGTGTGTTGCAACAGGGCTTTGATGTACCTTGTAATTGggacacacggacacacacacacacacacacacacacacacagggctggGGGCGCTCCTGCAACTGACAATGGCCAATGACAGatatttgtaaaatataaaaatgctgaatcactggatatttttaaagcaaGCTGCGCAGCGGATGTTCTTCAGACCAAATGGGCCTCAAAATGGGGAACTTATTCACATATAAACCATCACAAAACACTGCCTGCACCAATAAACAGAATGCTAACAATCAATTTAACCTTATATATTAATTAAAAAGGCTAAAAATGTGATCTTTTTTGTATAAAGTTTCTACACTAAAGAAGACTGTTAAGGAACTAACTTGAATCACACCTCTGTCATAAGACCCACTTTTATTATTACAGCCATGAACATCACTGTGTAGTAGTGTCAGCACCAAGCATCAACCTTGGTTTATTgccttgaagcgactgtttgttgtgatttggcactatataaataaaattgaagtgaaGTAAGCTATTACACTGAATCGATGCAAACCCGCAGCGCGAGTTCGCCTGTTTAAAAACGTATTTC
Proteins encoded:
- the ctbs gene encoding di-N-acetylchitobiase, whose amino-acid sequence is MYSFLLILCSLLAVCKSSVCPCEKPELCQQIREEKDFEVFIFDVGGKTWKSYNWSMVTTVAVFGKYDAELMCYAHSKGARVVLKGDVPLSYIVDQDNRTEWITDKINLAKNQFMDGINIDIEQAVEEGSPEYYALTSLVKETTEIFHREIPGSQVSFDVAWSPKCIDKRCYDYVTIAESCDLLFVMSYDEQSQITGDCIAMANAPLHQTLDAYDQYLDLKIDPKKIVMGVPWYGYDYPCLNFSQEGVCSIEKVPFRGVPCSDAAGKQKTYKWIMKQVNSSMSGRLWDDKQQAPYFSYKDQDGQIHQVWYDDPQSICPKADAVKSKGLRGIGMWNANILDYSDEPVARQQTAMMWNALLGC